From the genome of Streptomyces sp. V1I1, one region includes:
- a CDS encoding FHA domain-containing protein: MPHGRVYFGQGESPVKLFGKLFGKSAREDGGNARHRAPRHGQSEEQGAERPLFRDEVGGPGGDISGGQGASSVDPAGPGRIGFGEPSTSSTGGGFSSDPYATNPHAGQPRQEDPSMSALVCTRCGHRNAEASRFCSNCGAPLRAGAPAERPSETTSTISISGLEAYDSEVTGQTQVPSLSPEAQAAVDALPLGSALLVVRRGPNSGSRFLLDGELTTAGRHPQSDIFLDDVTVSRRHVEFRRGPDGSFSVADVGSLNGTYVNRERIDSVLLSNGDEVQIGKYRLVFYASQRGV, encoded by the coding sequence CTGCCCCACGGGCGGGTCTATTTCGGTCAAGGGGAATCGCCCGTGAAGTTGTTTGGGAAGTTGTTCGGCAAGAGCGCACGCGAGGACGGCGGCAACGCCAGGCATCGCGCACCGCGCCATGGCCAGAGTGAGGAGCAGGGCGCTGAGCGGCCGCTCTTCCGGGACGAGGTCGGTGGTCCGGGCGGTGACATTTCGGGCGGTCAGGGCGCGTCGTCTGTTGACCCTGCAGGTCCCGGCCGCATAGGTTTCGGGGAACCATCAACCTCAAGTACGGGTGGAGGGTTTTCCTCCGACCCGTATGCGACCAATCCCCACGCGGGGCAGCCGCGGCAGGAGGATCCGTCCATGTCGGCCTTGGTTTGTACGAGGTGCGGGCACCGCAATGCCGAGGCCAGCCGGTTCTGCTCCAACTGCGGCGCGCCGCTGCGCGCCGGGGCGCCGGCGGAGCGTCCTTCGGAGACGACCTCGACGATCTCCATCTCCGGCCTCGAGGCGTACGACTCGGAAGTGACGGGCCAGACGCAGGTTCCGTCGCTCTCTCCCGAGGCCCAGGCGGCCGTCGACGCGCTGCCGCTCGGCTCGGCGCTCCTGGTGGTGCGCCGCGGGCCCAATTCCGGCAGCCGCTTCTTGCTGGACGGCGAGCTGACCACGGCCGGCCGTCACCCGCAGAGCGACATCTTCCTCGACGACGTCACCGTCTCGCGGCGTCATGTGGAGTTCCGCAGGGGCCCGGACGGCAGCTTCAGCGTCGCGGACGTCGGCAGTCTCAATGGCACCTACGTCAACCGCGAGCGGATCGACTCGGTCCTCCTGTCGAACGGTGACGAGGTCCAGATCGGCAAGTACCGGCTGGTCTTCTATGCGAGCCAGCGGGGCGTGTGA
- a CDS encoding DUF881 domain-containing protein encodes MNSEENPKGEEPEAVAPSADQPERKPKPEQPKPEQAEPGQAEPDQPQAEQQTGRQRLVAVLWPPRVSRAQLIVAVLLFVLGLGLAIQVRSTSDNSALRGARQEDLVRILDELDNRTQRLEDERQRLEDQRAELENSSDQAEEARKQTRQKEQQLGILAGTVAAQGPGITLTIEDPSGTVESDMLLDAIQELRAAGAEAIQVNDIRVVADTHFTGTGGEIEVDGKKITAPYRFKVIGKPQDLEPALNIPGGVVQTLEKEQATATVERSQKIVVDALRPAKRPDYARSSAP; translated from the coding sequence ATGAACAGCGAAGAGAACCCGAAGGGCGAGGAGCCGGAGGCGGTTGCGCCGTCGGCGGACCAGCCCGAGCGCAAGCCCAAGCCCGAGCAGCCCAAGCCCGAGCAGGCCGAGCCGGGGCAGGCCGAGCCGGACCAGCCCCAGGCCGAGCAGCAGACCGGCCGCCAGCGGCTCGTCGCGGTGCTGTGGCCGCCGCGGGTCAGCCGCGCTCAACTCATCGTCGCCGTGCTGCTGTTCGTCCTCGGTCTGGGGCTCGCGATCCAGGTCCGCTCGACCAGCGACAACAGCGCGCTGCGGGGCGCCCGCCAGGAGGACCTGGTGCGCATCCTCGACGAACTCGACAATCGCACCCAGCGCCTCGAGGACGAGAGGCAGCGTCTCGAGGACCAGCGCGCCGAACTGGAGAACAGCTCGGACCAGGCGGAAGAGGCGCGTAAGCAGACGCGGCAGAAGGAGCAGCAACTCGGCATCCTGGCCGGCACGGTCGCGGCACAGGGCCCCGGCATCACGCTGACCATCGAGGACCCGTCCGGCACGGTCGAGTCGGACATGCTGCTCGACGCGATCCAGGAACTGCGCGCCGCCGGTGCGGAAGCGATCCAGGTCAACGACATCCGGGTCGTCGCTGACACGCATTTCACAGGTACGGGTGGTGAGATCGAGGTGGACGGCAAGAAGATCACCGCGCCGTACCGCTTCAAGGTCATCGGCAAGCCGCAGGATCTGGAGCCCGCCCTCAACATCCCTGGCGGTGTGGTGCAGACGCTGGAGAAGGAGCAGGCCACAGCCACGGTGGAGCGCTCGCAGAAGATCGTCGTGGATGCCTTGCGACCTGCGAAGCGGCCTGACTACGCTCGGTCGTCGGCGCCGTGA
- a CDS encoding bifunctional nuclease family protein, whose protein sequence is MNELDVVGVRVEMPSNQPIVLLREVGGDRYLPIWIGPGEATAIAFAQQGMAPARPLTHDLFKDVLEAVGQELTEVRITDLREGVFYAELVFASGVEVSARPSDAIALALRTGTPIYGSDGVLDDAGIAIPDEQEDEVEKFREFLDQISPEDFGTNSQ, encoded by the coding sequence GTGAACGAGCTCGACGTTGTGGGTGTCCGGGTCGAAATGCCCTCGAACCAACCGATCGTGCTCCTACGTGAAGTGGGAGGCGACCGGTACCTCCCCATTTGGATCGGTCCCGGGGAGGCCACCGCCATTGCCTTTGCCCAGCAGGGCATGGCACCGGCCAGGCCGCTGACGCATGACCTCTTCAAAGACGTGCTGGAGGCGGTGGGCCAGGAGCTCACCGAGGTCCGCATCACTGACCTGCGCGAAGGGGTTTTCTACGCGGAGTTGGTCTTTGCCAGCGGAGTCGAGGTGAGCGCCAGACCCTCCGACGCCATAGCTCTGGCCCTGCGCACCGGTACGCCGATCTACGGCAGTGACGGGGTGCTCGACGATGCGGGAATCGCCATCCCGGACGAGCAGGAGGACGAGGTGGAGAAGTTCCGCGAGTTCCTCGATCAGATCTCGCCCGAGGACTTCGGCACCAACAGTCAGTGA
- a CDS encoding MerR family transcriptional regulator: protein MLRTPTGGAGHGTATAGERLMSIGTVLSQLRDEFPEVTISKIRFLEAEGLVEPRRTPSGYRKFSPEDVERLAQVLRMQRDHYLPLKVIREHLDAIGRGEQVQLPAQGPQRELLDGAWESDSERVTAARVGRSELLAAAEVSEAELDEWESYGLLARDEDGGYDAESVTVARLVADLGRFGLEPRHLRAMKAAADREAGLVEQVVAPLRRHRNPQTRAHAEATTKELAALSVRLHAALVQTALGVRLH from the coding sequence ATGCTGCGAACACCGACTGGCGGTGCCGGTCACGGCACCGCCACAGCGGGCGAGAGGCTGATGAGCATCGGCACGGTGCTCAGCCAGCTGCGCGACGAGTTTCCCGAAGTGACCATCTCCAAGATCCGTTTCCTGGAGGCCGAGGGGCTGGTCGAGCCGCGGCGCACCCCGTCCGGGTACCGCAAATTCAGCCCCGAGGACGTGGAGCGGCTGGCCCAGGTGCTGCGGATGCAGCGGGACCACTATCTTCCGCTGAAGGTCATCCGCGAGCATCTCGACGCCATCGGCCGCGGCGAGCAGGTGCAGCTGCCTGCGCAGGGGCCGCAGCGGGAGCTTCTCGACGGCGCCTGGGAATCCGACTCGGAGCGTGTGACCGCAGCCAGGGTGGGCCGTTCGGAGCTCCTCGCCGCCGCCGAGGTGAGTGAGGCGGAGCTGGACGAGTGGGAGTCGTACGGCCTGCTCGCGCGGGACGAGGACGGCGGTTACGACGCCGAATCGGTGACCGTTGCACGGCTGGTCGCGGATCTGGGGAGATTCGGTCTCGAACCCCGGCATCTGCGGGCGATGAAGGCTGCCGCAGATCGTGAGGCGGGGCTGGTCGAGCAGGTGGTCGCACCCTTGCGGCGGCACCGTAATCCGCAGACCAGAGCGCATGCCGAGGCGACCACGAAAGAGCTGGCGGCCCTGTCTGTGCGGCTTCACGCGGCCCTGGTGCAGACGGCGCTCGGAGTACGGCTGCACTGA